The Thermus filiformis genome contains a region encoding:
- the rraA gene encoding ribonuclease E activity regulator RraA — translation MRTADLLDLYPDLPVAEPILRDFGGKRAFFGPIRTLRVLEDNALVRRLLETEGRGQVLVVDGGGSLRTALLGGNLARLAHENGWAGVVVYGAVRDTLELAQYPIGIRALAPCPRRSRKEGQGEVDVPVRFAGVTFHPGHWLYADEDGLVLSPTPL, via the coding sequence ATGAGGACGGCGGACCTTCTGGACCTTTACCCGGACCTCCCGGTGGCCGAGCCCATCCTCAGGGACTTCGGCGGGAAGCGGGCCTTCTTCGGCCCCATCCGCACCCTGAGGGTCCTCGAGGACAACGCCCTGGTGCGCCGCCTCCTGGAGACGGAGGGCCGAGGGCAGGTCCTGGTGGTGGACGGAGGCGGCTCCCTGCGCACGGCCCTTCTGGGCGGAAACCTGGCCCGGCTGGCCCACGAGAACGGCTGGGCGGGGGTGGTGGTGTACGGGGCGGTGCGGGACACCCTGGAGCTCGCCCAGTACCCCATCGGCATCCGGGCCCTCGCCCCCTGCCCCCGGAGGAGCCGGAAGGAGGGCCAAGGGGAGGTGGACGTCCCGGTGCGGTTCGCGGGGGTGACCTTCCACCCCGGGCACTGGCTCTACGCGGACGAGGACGGGCTGGTCCTCTCCCCTACTCCCCTCTAG
- the purU gene encoding formyltetrahydrofolate deformylase — MEGEARLVITCPDRPGIVAAVSGFLFQSGANITDLQQHSTDPEGGTFFMRVAFDTAHLLLDRKAFTERFQEEVAGPFRMAWRLGLEKDRPRVALLVSRQAHALLELLWRWRTGELKAEIRLVVSNHPDHRDEVERFGIPYHHVPVEKGRKEEAEERILALLEEEKVELVVLARYMQILSPRFVERYPMRIINIHHSFLPAFAGADPYRQAYERGVKLIGATAHYVTEELDQGPIIEQDVVRVSHRHGVAELRRLGRELERAVLARAVKWHLEDRVLVHGNRTVVFSE, encoded by the coding sequence ATGGAAGGGGAGGCCCGTCTCGTCATCACCTGCCCCGACCGGCCCGGCATCGTGGCCGCGGTCTCGGGGTTCTTGTTCCAAAGCGGCGCGAACATCACCGACCTGCAGCAGCACTCCACCGACCCCGAGGGGGGGACCTTCTTCATGCGGGTGGCCTTTGACACCGCCCATCTCCTCCTGGACCGGAAGGCCTTCACAGAGCGCTTCCAGGAGGAGGTGGCCGGGCCCTTCCGCATGGCCTGGCGGCTCGGCCTGGAGAAGGACCGCCCCCGCGTGGCCCTTTTGGTCTCCCGCCAGGCGCACGCCCTCTTGGAGCTTCTCTGGCGCTGGCGGACGGGGGAGCTGAAGGCGGAGATCCGCCTCGTCGTCTCCAACCACCCCGACCACCGGGATGAGGTGGAGCGGTTCGGCATCCCCTACCACCACGTCCCTGTGGAGAAGGGCCGCAAGGAGGAGGCGGAGGAGAGGATCCTCGCCCTCTTGGAGGAGGAGAAGGTGGAGCTCGTGGTCCTGGCCCGGTACATGCAGATCCTCTCTCCCCGCTTCGTGGAGCGCTACCCCATGCGCATCATCAACATCCACCACTCCTTCCTCCCCGCCTTTGCCGGGGCCGACCCCTACCGGCAGGCCTACGAGCGGGGGGTGAAGCTCATCGGGGCCACGGCCCACTACGTGACGGAGGAGCTGGACCAGGGGCCCATCATAGAGCAGGACGTGGTCCGGGTCTCCCACCGCCACGGCGTGGCCGAGCTCAGGCGGCTGGGGCGGGAGCTGGAGCGCGCCGTTTTGGCCCGGGCGGTGAAGTGGCACCTGGAGGACCGCGTCCTGGTCCACGGGAACCGGACCGTGGTCTTCAGCGAGTAG
- a CDS encoding S1C family serine protease — MNLRASFASFLALSLLAGGVLWWGVSQSQAPRPAPPSSPEAQALLDYERNTVEIVDRYGDGVVYVAVTTAPRALPLPPGFEPFAPFFQMPPQQGTGSGFVIDKEGYILTNYHVVEGAAQITVKFHNDPKEYRAKVVGAAPPLDVALLKVEAPKEKLVPLVLGDSDRIKVGQKAIAMGNPFGLEFTVTQGIVSAIRENPGAVGDESGLVPQVIQTDAAINPGNSGGPLLNSRGEVIGINTAIFTPTGQFGAAQFAGVGFALPINLVKQVLPDLKAGKTLTAGELVRNRPRLGVSLLPLSAYPDRLRQQNRLPEAGLMVMQVEPNSPAARAGLRAATRYAYVQLPTGERLQVGLDGDVLLEADGVPLSSIAQLRQVLYAKKPGEAVELKVWRQGRTLTVRVVPQVIR; from the coding sequence ATGAACCTGAGAGCGTCCTTCGCGTCCTTTCTGGCCCTGAGCCTTCTGGCGGGCGGGGTGCTTTGGTGGGGGGTCTCCCAGAGCCAGGCCCCGAGGCCGGCCCCCCCTTCCTCGCCTGAGGCCCAGGCCCTTTTGGACTACGAGCGGAACACGGTGGAGATCGTGGACCGGTACGGGGACGGGGTGGTCTACGTGGCGGTGACCACCGCCCCCAGGGCCCTTCCCCTGCCCCCGGGGTTTGAGCCCTTCGCCCCCTTCTTCCAGATGCCCCCCCAGCAGGGGACCGGCTCGGGCTTCGTGATAGACAAGGAGGGGTACATCCTCACCAACTACCACGTGGTGGAGGGGGCGGCCCAGATCACCGTGAAGTTCCACAACGACCCCAAGGAGTACCGGGCCAAGGTGGTGGGGGCGGCCCCGCCTTTGGACGTGGCCCTCCTCAAGGTGGAGGCCCCCAAGGAGAAGCTCGTCCCCCTGGTCCTGGGGGACTCGGACCGGATCAAGGTGGGGCAGAAGGCCATCGCCATGGGCAACCCCTTCGGGCTGGAGTTCACCGTGACCCAGGGCATCGTCTCCGCCATCCGGGAGAACCCGGGGGCGGTGGGGGACGAGTCGGGCCTGGTCCCCCAGGTCATCCAGACGGACGCGGCCATCAACCCCGGGAACTCCGGCGGGCCCCTCCTCAACTCCCGGGGCGAGGTCATCGGCATCAACACCGCCATCTTCACCCCCACGGGCCAGTTCGGGGCGGCCCAGTTCGCGGGGGTGGGCTTCGCCCTGCCCATCAACCTGGTCAAGCAGGTCCTCCCCGACCTGAAGGCGGGCAAGACCCTGACCGCAGGGGAGCTGGTGCGCAACCGTCCCCGGCTCGGGGTGAGCCTCCTGCCCCTCAGCGCCTACCCCGACCGGCTCCGCCAGCAGAACCGCCTGCCCGAGGCCGGGCTCATGGTCATGCAGGTGGAGCCGAACAGCCCCGCCGCCCGGGCCGGCCTGCGGGCGGCCACCCGCTACGCCTACGTCCAGCTCCCCACCGGGGAGAGGCTGCAGGTGGGCCTGGACGGGGACGTGCTCCTCGAGGCGGACGGGGTGCCCCTCTCCTCCATCGCCCAGCTCCGGCAGGTCCTTTACGCCAAGAAGCCGGGGGAGGCGGTGGAGCTCAAGGTCTGGCGGCAGGGGAGGACCCTCACGGTCCGGGTCGTCCCCCAGGTCATTCGCTGA
- a CDS encoding menaquinone biosynthetic enzyme MqnA/MqnD family protein, producing MRPYLLGVPPYANTAPLYHYLRPSRTLAFRYGVPTQLNAWVREGAVGLSLVSSHFFLQHQDLLVALPDFSVAVLGRVYSVNLFHKRPLSELRRVALTTESATSVALLKWLLEEEGVRPLYERQAGGLELLKEFDGVLLIGDRAITAYAGLLDALPPYPEALPTRFGEVWVSDLSMLWFQKTRLPFVFALWAARKDLLPPKGVVERMRKARRRGLAHLGRVARREADRLRVHPALMEHYLWNFRYHLEAPDLLGLEAFAQAVGLPYRPRFSE from the coding sequence ATGAGACCCTACCTTTTGGGGGTCCCCCCCTACGCCAACACCGCCCCCCTCTACCACTACCTCCGGCCCTCCCGGACCCTGGCCTTCCGGTACGGGGTGCCCACCCAGCTCAACGCCTGGGTGCGGGAAGGAGCGGTAGGGCTGAGCCTGGTCTCCAGCCACTTCTTCCTCCAGCACCAGGACCTCCTGGTGGCCCTCCCCGACTTCTCCGTGGCGGTCCTGGGCCGGGTCTACTCGGTCAACCTGTTTCACAAGCGGCCCCTTTCTGAGCTCCGGCGCGTGGCCCTCACCACGGAAAGCGCCACCAGCGTGGCCCTCCTAAAGTGGCTCCTGGAGGAAGAGGGGGTGAGGCCCCTTTACGAGCGGCAAGCGGGGGGGCTGGAACTCCTTAAGGAGTTTGACGGGGTCCTCCTGATCGGGGACCGGGCCATCACCGCCTACGCGGGCCTCCTGGACGCCCTCCCCCCCTACCCGGAGGCCCTCCCCACCCGGTTCGGGGAGGTCTGGGTGAGCGACCTGAGCATGCTCTGGTTCCAAAAGACCCGGCTCCCCTTCGTCTTCGCCCTCTGGGCGGCGAGGAAGGACCTCCTGCCCCCCAAGGGGGTGGTGGAGCGGATGCGCAAAGCCCGGCGGAGGGGCCTGGCCCACCTGGGCCGGGTGGCGCGGCGCGAGGCGGACCGGCTCCGGGTCCACCCCGCGCTGATGGAGCACTACCTGTGGAACTTCCGCTACCACCTCGAGGCCCCGGACCTTTTGGGCCTCGAGGCCTTCGCCCAGGCGGTGGGCCTCCCCTACCGGCCCCGCTTCAGCGAATGA